A single Chlamydia suis DNA region contains:
- the fabD gene encoding ACP S-malonyltransferase translates to MKRIGLLFPGQGSQFVGMGKDLCQQYPEVRSLFVQADEFLGFSLSSIMFEGPEDVLLKTVNSQLAIYLHSLAVLEVLSKRCSFDPVLVSGLSLGEYTALTASKRVSLEDGLRVVQKRAELMNAACEQSLGAMAAVLGLTADVVQTALESLGEGIWVANYNAPKQIVIAGIKGKIEEAATILRGLGAKKVVMLKVSGAFHTPLMQAAQDELTPYLYQLAIKESNIAFASNVIGELVQESTKIRSLMVKQMTSPTLWYQTCFQIDPKVDLLLELGPGNVLTGLCRSIGLVSPCKHLGSVEDIENFCRSCDE, encoded by the coding sequence ATGAAACGTATTGGATTGCTATTCCCGGGGCAGGGGAGCCAATTCGTGGGTATGGGCAAGGATCTTTGTCAACAATATCCGGAAGTAAGGAGCTTATTTGTTCAAGCAGATGAGTTCCTTGGCTTTTCTTTATCTTCTATTATGTTTGAAGGCCCAGAAGACGTCTTGTTGAAGACAGTGAACAGCCAGCTAGCTATCTATCTTCATAGTTTAGCTGTATTAGAGGTTTTGTCTAAGCGGTGTTCTTTTGACCCAGTTTTGGTGTCTGGTTTAAGTTTGGGAGAGTACACCGCTTTAACGGCGTCCAAGCGGGTGAGTTTGGAAGATGGTCTTCGTGTTGTGCAAAAACGAGCGGAACTCATGAATGCTGCTTGCGAACAATCGCTAGGAGCAATGGCTGCGGTTTTGGGATTAACCGCAGATGTTGTGCAAACAGCTTTGGAATCTTTGGGTGAAGGGATTTGGGTAGCTAATTACAATGCTCCTAAGCAAATCGTGATTGCTGGAATCAAGGGGAAGATAGAGGAGGCTGCTACGATTTTGCGGGGGTTGGGGGCTAAAAAAGTAGTTATGCTAAAAGTTTCGGGAGCTTTTCATACTCCGCTTATGCAAGCTGCTCAAGATGAACTGACTCCTTATCTTTATCAGTTGGCAATCAAGGAGTCGAATATTGCTTTTGCTTCCAACGTAATAGGAGAGTTGGTCCAGGAGAGTACAAAGATTCGTTCTTTAATGGTTAAACAAATGACTTCTCCAACACTGTGGTATCAAACCTGTTTTCAAATTGATCCCAAGGTAGATTTGTTGCTTGAACTTGGACCAGGGAATGTTCTGACAGGGCTTTGTAGATCTATAGGGCTTGTTTCTCCCTGCAAACATTTAGGATCTGTAGAAGATATAGAAAATTTTTGTCGGAGTTGTGATGAGTAG
- a CDS encoding IncA family protein — protein sequence MNTINVNGQSAPVTTSSSTSLNSVGKGQSTKAKILDVALLIIGALIAVSGVLAFVLGSSCTIFFALGIAALVLGSICLGAGLSRIVCRSHYAKLEAQNLSTRQQLRSLSEEKDALTSVVLINKHFLQELVKEVQALESKAVELEADCLAQLEKNEKELLEDVRLVLSSYTRRLKDVEQEKAALKSSLNH from the coding sequence ATGAACACTATTAATGTTAATGGGCAGTCAGCTCCTGTGACAACATCCTCTTCAACATCTTTGAACTCGGTTGGCAAAGGCCAGTCTACGAAGGCAAAAATTTTAGACGTTGCTCTACTCATTATAGGAGCTTTGATTGCGGTTTCCGGAGTGCTCGCTTTTGTTTTGGGATCCAGTTGTACGATCTTTTTTGCCTTAGGTATTGCAGCATTAGTTTTAGGATCAATTTGTTTGGGAGCGGGATTATCTCGTATTGTGTGTAGATCCCATTACGCAAAATTGGAAGCTCAAAATCTTTCTACTCGTCAGCAGTTGCGTAGTCTTTCGGAAGAGAAAGATGCTTTAACTTCCGTTGTTTTGATTAATAAACACTTCTTGCAAGAGCTGGTCAAAGAAGTCCAAGCGTTGGAGAGTAAGGCTGTAGAACTAGAGGCGGATTGCCTTGCCCAACTAGAGAAAAATGAAAAAGAGTTGTTAGAGGATGTGCGATTAGTTTTGTCTAGTTATACCAGAAGGTTAAAAGATGTTGAACAGGAAAAAGCTGCTCTTAAATCATCTTTAAATCATTAG
- a CDS encoding ketoacyl-ACP synthase III, with translation MRASIWGTGSYLPKKILTNADLEKMVETSDEWISTRTGIKERRIASSEEFSSFMGAKAAEKAIEAAQISKDQIDCIVFSTAAPDYIFPSSAALAQAYLGLKDVPAFDCLAACTGFLYGLSVAKAYVESGMYRCVLVIAADKLSSFVNYEDRNTCVLFGDGGSACIVGPSRPGSLEIAKVNLGADGKQGDLLRLPAGGSRCPASQDTIQKQQHFITMEGKEVFKHAVRRMEFAAKTCITEAGLQEKDIDWLVPHQANERIIDAIAKRFAVKDSRVFKTLAKYGNTAASSVGIALDELLRTHDIGVEERLLLVAFGGGLSWGAVILQQV, from the coding sequence GTGAGAGCGTCGATCTGGGGAACTGGTTCGTATTTGCCTAAAAAAATTTTGACGAACGCGGATCTAGAAAAAATGGTTGAAACTTCCGATGAGTGGATTTCAACTAGAACGGGGATTAAGGAGCGTAGAATAGCTTCTTCCGAAGAATTTTCTTCTTTTATGGGGGCCAAGGCTGCAGAAAAGGCTATAGAGGCTGCTCAAATTTCTAAAGATCAGATAGATTGTATTGTATTTTCTACTGCGGCTCCCGATTATATTTTCCCATCCAGTGCTGCATTGGCTCAAGCTTATTTGGGACTTAAAGATGTCCCCGCTTTTGATTGCCTGGCTGCATGTACAGGCTTTCTTTATGGGTTGTCTGTAGCTAAAGCCTATGTGGAATCCGGAATGTATCGGTGCGTCCTCGTGATAGCGGCTGACAAGCTATCTTCCTTTGTTAATTATGAGGATCGCAATACTTGCGTGTTGTTTGGAGATGGCGGCTCGGCTTGCATTGTAGGCCCGTCTAGACCAGGATCTTTAGAAATAGCCAAAGTAAATTTAGGGGCGGATGGAAAACAAGGGGATCTTCTTCGGTTGCCTGCAGGAGGAAGTCGTTGTCCAGCATCTCAAGATACCATACAAAAACAACAACACTTCATTACCATGGAGGGTAAGGAGGTGTTTAAACACGCTGTGCGACGGATGGAGTTTGCGGCAAAAACTTGTATTACGGAAGCTGGGCTACAGGAGAAAGATATAGATTGGTTAGTTCCTCATCAGGCGAACGAACGTATCATTGATGCGATTGCAAAACGTTTTGCTGTTAAAGATTCTCGAGTTTTCAAGACTCTTGCTAAGTATGGAAATACTGCAGCTTCTTCTGTAGGCATTGCCTTAGATGAACTATTACGTACCCATGATATTGGTGTGGAAGAGCGATTATTGTTAGTCGCTTTTGGAGGAGGATTGTCATGGGGAGCTGTAATTTTACAGCAGGTGTAG
- a CDS encoding dicarboxylate/amino acid:cation symporter, producing the protein MRSPTKFLFFSERSNVLLSLSILLGLLLGYPHLPFISFGAEIISAVFLKLLKLLSLPLVFCAIGSTITSINNLRSMIAVVRASLYYTLLTTVISACIALALFVLVKPSVRFAEIGISAEANATGYLAVLSKTIPGNVLEPFLESNVIAAAFLSSLLAIFSLSLPETERSFVRSAFNTLFSLLINIAKGVLKMLPLATFAFSLLFVREMRTGSLELSSFGGYLFCVVGANCLQGLVVLPLFLKAKGLSPVQTFKRMSRPLVTAFFSKSSAATLPLTMEVAEENLHIHPTISRFVFPLCSVINMNACAAFILTTVLFIGVSNGITFSPLSLISWVFIATLAAVGNAGVPMGCYFLTSSLLSSMNIPLGLLGLILPAYALLDMLETLINVWSDCCVVSLINKKFSGFDTELPSCPRPNK; encoded by the coding sequence ATGCGCTCACCTACGAAATTTTTGTTTTTTTCTGAAAGAAGCAACGTTTTGCTGAGCTTAAGCATATTGCTCGGACTTCTTCTTGGGTACCCCCATCTTCCTTTTATTTCCTTCGGCGCAGAGATCATTTCCGCTGTTTTTTTGAAACTTCTGAAACTTTTGAGCCTACCACTCGTATTTTGTGCTATTGGCTCTACGATCACGTCCATCAATAATCTCAGGTCTATGATTGCTGTTGTCAGAGCTTCTTTGTACTATACCCTGCTGACAACCGTCATCTCTGCTTGTATAGCACTGGCTTTGTTTGTTCTTGTCAAGCCCTCAGTGCGATTTGCCGAGATTGGCATAAGCGCAGAAGCTAATGCAACTGGATACTTGGCGGTCCTCTCAAAAACAATACCAGGAAATGTTTTAGAGCCTTTCCTAGAAAGCAATGTCATTGCGGCAGCGTTTTTATCTTCCTTACTAGCTATCTTCTCCCTTTCTCTCCCAGAAACTGAGCGCTCGTTCGTTCGAAGTGCCTTCAACACCCTTTTTTCCTTGCTTATTAACATAGCTAAGGGCGTCTTAAAAATGCTCCCTTTAGCAACCTTTGCCTTTTCGCTTCTTTTCGTGAGAGAGATGCGTACAGGAAGTTTAGAGCTCTCTTCTTTCGGAGGCTATCTATTTTGTGTTGTTGGAGCTAATTGCCTTCAAGGACTAGTTGTCCTTCCCCTTTTTCTCAAAGCAAAGGGCCTCTCTCCTGTACAAACGTTTAAGCGTATGTCTCGCCCCCTGGTTACAGCGTTTTTTTCCAAATCTTCTGCAGCAACGTTACCCCTAACAATGGAAGTCGCAGAAGAAAATTTGCATATCCACCCTACAATTTCTAGATTTGTGTTTCCTTTATGCTCCGTAATTAATATGAACGCTTGCGCTGCATTTATTCTGACAACAGTACTTTTTATCGGAGTCTCTAATGGAATCACATTCTCTCCTTTGTCGCTGATTAGTTGGGTCTTTATAGCGACTCTAGCTGCTGTTGGGAACGCAGGGGTTCCTATGGGATGCTATTTTCTAACATCGTCTTTACTCTCTTCTATGAATATACCTTTAGGTCTTTTAGGCCTCATTCTTCCTGCGTATGCTTTACTGGACATGTTAGAAACCCTGATCAATGTTTGGTCTGACTGCTGTGTTGTCTCCCTGATAAATAAAAAATTTTCTGGCTTCGACACAGAGCTCCCGTCCTGCCCGCGCCCAAACAAATAA
- the fabG gene encoding 3-oxoacyl-ACP reductase FabG codes for MSSLLMNKTAIVTGGSRGIGFAIAKLFAEQGADVQIWGINGDAGQAAARELSEKAGRKVSFALVDVSKNEMVSAQIQQFLTEYGTIDIVVNNAGITRDALLMRMSEEEWSAVLDTNLGSIYNVCSAVIRPMIKARSGAIVNISSIVGLRGSPGQTNYAAAKAGIIGFSKALSKEVGSKNIRVNCIAPGFIDTDMTKGLSDNLKNEWLKGVPLGRAGSPEEIAKAALFLASEQSSYITGQVLSVDGGMA; via the coding sequence ATGAGTAGTTTATTGATGAACAAGACAGCAATTGTGACAGGCGGTTCTAGAGGGATTGGTTTTGCCATAGCAAAACTATTTGCGGAGCAAGGGGCCGATGTTCAAATCTGGGGGATTAATGGGGATGCTGGTCAAGCAGCTGCTCGAGAGCTTTCTGAGAAAGCAGGAAGAAAGGTGTCTTTTGCTTTAGTGGATGTGAGCAAAAATGAGATGGTTTCTGCTCAGATTCAGCAGTTTTTAACAGAATATGGGACTATCGATATTGTTGTTAACAATGCGGGTATTACTCGAGATGCTCTTTTGATGAGAATGTCCGAGGAAGAGTGGTCTGCGGTGCTCGATACGAACTTGGGATCTATATACAATGTTTGTTCTGCAGTTATAAGGCCTATGATTAAAGCTAGGTCTGGAGCTATTGTTAATATTAGTTCTATTGTAGGGCTAAGAGGAAGTCCGGGGCAGACAAATTATGCCGCTGCTAAAGCAGGAATTATTGGATTTAGCAAAGCCTTGTCTAAGGAAGTTGGAAGCAAAAATATCCGGGTTAATTGTATTGCTCCTGGATTCATCGATACAGACATGACTAAGGGATTAAGTGATAATTTGAAAAATGAATGGCTAAAGGGCGTCCCTTTAGGGCGCGCTGGCTCTCCAGAAGAAATCGCCAAGGCTGCTTTATTTTTAGCTTCTGAGCAATCTTCTTATATTACAGGACAGGTTTTAAGCGTTGATGGGGGGATGGCTTAA
- the incB gene encoding inclusion membrane protein IncB gives MLHPVCNPTTPESVSQISVKTNNIPTSKKIVIAVLTFFALTAIAAIVLSIVTICGGFPFLLAALNTVTIGASVSLPVFTCIATTLLLLCLRNIELLTKPQTFIISTKFSPQQ, from the coding sequence ATGCTTCATCCGGTATGCAATCCAACAACACCAGAAAGTGTTAGTCAAATTTCTGTTAAAACCAACAATATTCCAACTAGCAAGAAAATAGTTATCGCGGTTCTGACATTCTTTGCGCTTACAGCAATCGCTGCGATCGTTCTTTCTATCGTTACGATTTGCGGGGGATTCCCCTTTCTCCTAGCCGCACTTAACACAGTAACTATTGGAGCCAGCGTATCCCTTCCCGTGTTCACCTGTATAGCCACAACGCTGCTACTTCTTTGCCTTCGCAACATCGAGCTTCTTACTAAACCTCAGACATTTATCATTTCCACCAAATTTTCTCCCCAGCAATAA
- the bamA gene encoding outer membrane protein assembly factor BamA, with protein sequence MLGIRKKIILQLAVLLLLPFLQKAFGASPERCIVVQSVTITTQGENVQNKRAIPKIKTKQGMLFSQADFDEDLRTLSKDFDRVEPIVEFRNGQAVISLVLTAKPVVRQIHVSGNEAIPTHKVLKTLELYKNDLFDREQFFKNFDALRTLYLRRGYYDSQISYSHDHNEKEGYIDISIQIKEGPYGRIKKLTISGITRTEASELGDLVLTKQYSTTTSWFTGAGVYHPDMVEQDLFAIANYFQNKGYADAKVTKEVSADAKGNLTLLINVEKGPLYTLGHVHLEGFSSLSRRLLDKQLLVGPNSLYCPEKIWTGAQKIRSTYARYGYVNTNVDVSFCAHPTLPVYDVTYKVSEGAPYKVGLIKIKGNTHTKHDVILHETSLFPGDTFDRLKLEDTETRLRNTGYFKSVSVYTVRSQLDPLDSNDLYRDVFIEVKETETGNLGLFLGFSSIDHLFGGAEIAESNFDLFGARHFFKKGFKSLRGGGEYLFLKANLGDKTTDYTVKWTKPHFLNTPWILGVELDKSINKALSKDYSVDTYGGNVSTTYILNDKLKYGLYYRGSQTSLSLRKKTQASTRPGPDLDSNKGFVSAAGLNVLYDSIDNPRKPTMGVRGSLNFELSGLGGTYQFTKLTASSSIYRLLTQKGVLKIRGEAKFIKPFGSTTAQGIPVSERFFLGGESTVRGYKPFIIGPKFSPTEPQGGLSSLLLTEEFQYPLISQPCINAFVFLDSGFIGTEEYTIRLKDLCSSAGFGLRFDMMNNVPIMLGWGWPFRPTEMFNNEKIDVSQRFFFALGGVF encoded by the coding sequence ATGCTTGGAATACGAAAAAAAATAATTCTGCAACTCGCTGTTTTACTGTTGCTCCCCTTTTTACAAAAGGCTTTCGGAGCGTCTCCAGAACGATGTATCGTGGTACAATCTGTTACCATTACAACTCAAGGAGAAAACGTTCAGAACAAGCGCGCTATTCCCAAAATAAAAACGAAGCAGGGCATGCTATTCTCTCAGGCGGATTTTGATGAAGATTTAAGAACGCTTTCGAAAGATTTCGACCGTGTAGAGCCCATTGTAGAGTTTCGCAATGGACAAGCAGTTATCTCCTTAGTTCTAACAGCAAAACCTGTTGTCAGACAAATCCATGTTTCCGGGAATGAAGCCATTCCTACTCATAAAGTTTTAAAGACTCTAGAGCTTTATAAAAACGATTTATTTGATCGCGAGCAATTTTTTAAAAATTTTGATGCTCTACGAACGCTTTATTTAAGACGCGGATATTATGATTCTCAAATATCTTATTCTCACGATCATAATGAGAAGGAAGGCTATATTGATATTTCTATTCAAATCAAAGAGGGCCCCTACGGACGCATAAAGAAACTAACCATTTCAGGCATTACTCGAACAGAGGCATCCGAACTGGGAGATCTCGTATTAACTAAACAATACTCCACCACAACCAGCTGGTTTACCGGGGCAGGAGTATACCATCCAGACATGGTGGAACAGGATTTATTTGCTATAGCTAACTATTTTCAAAATAAAGGCTATGCCGACGCTAAGGTAACAAAAGAAGTTTCCGCTGATGCTAAAGGAAATCTTACGCTGCTTATCAATGTGGAAAAAGGACCATTGTATACTTTGGGTCACGTACACTTGGAAGGATTTTCTTCTTTATCCAGACGACTACTAGATAAACAATTATTGGTGGGTCCTAATTCCTTGTACTGTCCAGAAAAAATTTGGACTGGGGCACAAAAAATCCGTAGCACCTACGCTAGATATGGGTATGTGAATACAAATGTGGACGTATCCTTTTGCGCTCATCCAACCCTTCCCGTTTATGACGTTACCTATAAAGTAAGTGAGGGAGCTCCATATAAAGTTGGTCTCATCAAAATCAAAGGGAACACACACACCAAACATGATGTGATCTTGCACGAGACAAGTCTTTTCCCTGGCGATACTTTTGACAGATTAAAATTAGAGGATACAGAAACTCGTTTACGTAATACAGGCTATTTCAAAAGCGTAAGCGTTTATACCGTACGCTCTCAACTAGATCCGTTGGACTCAAATGATCTCTATAGAGATGTTTTTATTGAGGTGAAAGAAACGGAAACTGGTAATCTCGGACTATTTTTAGGATTTAGTTCCATAGACCATTTGTTCGGGGGGGCAGAGATTGCAGAAAGCAACTTTGATTTATTTGGCGCTCGACACTTTTTCAAAAAAGGATTTAAGTCCTTGCGAGGAGGTGGAGAATATCTTTTCTTAAAAGCCAATTTAGGAGACAAGACTACTGATTATACCGTCAAATGGACAAAACCTCACTTCTTGAACACTCCATGGATCCTCGGCGTAGAATTAGATAAATCTATTAATAAGGCTTTATCTAAGGATTATTCTGTTGACACTTACGGAGGAAACGTCAGTACGACATACATCCTCAATGATAAATTGAAGTATGGATTGTATTATCGTGGTAGTCAGACTAGTCTAAGCTTACGCAAAAAAACACAAGCTTCCACTAGACCAGGACCAGATCTAGACAGCAACAAAGGGTTTGTTTCTGCGGCGGGACTTAACGTTCTTTACGATTCCATTGATAACCCTAGAAAGCCTACTATGGGGGTTCGAGGTTCATTAAACTTCGAATTATCTGGATTGGGAGGAACCTACCAGTTCACAAAACTAACAGCTAGTAGTTCTATCTATCGTTTGCTCACCCAAAAAGGTGTTTTAAAAATTCGAGGAGAAGCTAAATTTATTAAGCCTTTTGGCTCCACAACTGCACAAGGAATCCCTGTTAGTGAACGCTTCTTTTTAGGAGGAGAATCTACTGTTCGCGGATACAAACCGTTTATTATTGGACCTAAATTTTCTCCAACAGAACCTCAAGGAGGCTTATCTTCTTTATTGCTAACAGAAGAGTTTCAATATCCTTTGATTTCTCAGCCATGCATCAATGCATTCGTTTTCCTTGATTCGGGCTTTATCGGAACTGAAGAGTACACGATTCGACTTAAAGATCTTTGTAGTAGCGCTGGATTTGGTTTGCGTTTCGATATGATGAATAATGTACCCATTATGCTGGGTTGGGGCTGGCCTTTCCGCCCAACAGAAATGTTTAATAATGAGAAAATTGATGTATCTCAAAGATTCTTTTTTGCTTTGGGAGGAGTATTCTAG
- the acpP gene encoding acyl carrier protein: protein MSLEDDVKAIVVEQLGVSPEDVKETSSFIEDLNADSLDLTELIMTLEEKFAFEISENEAEQLRTVGDVIKYIQERQN from the coding sequence ATGAGTTTAGAAGATGATGTAAAGGCAATTGTAGTTGAGCAGCTTGGAGTAAGCCCTGAGGACGTCAAAGAAACTTCCTCTTTCATAGAGGATCTTAATGCTGACAGTTTGGACTTGACCGAGTTGATTATGACTTTAGAAGAGAAATTTGCTTTTGAAATTTCTGAAAATGAGGCCGAACAACTTCGTACGGTTGGCGATGTAATCAAGTACATCCAAGAGCGTCAAAACTAA
- a CDS encoding membrane protein, which produces MTYSVSDTSSKSTAPCPPSPAPQKKKGSSSPLLPSASSPQFSVWSPTDPFFTVPVYPQQLASMQNNLFTLQTEVSSLKKKLAQTTQTQGALGLGPLFLAACLVAATILAVAVIIFASLGLSGVLPFILVILAGSTNAIWAIVSASITTLICCVSIASIFLTKND; this is translated from the coding sequence ATGACATACTCCGTATCCGATACATCAAGTAAATCCACGGCTCCTTGCCCGCCCTCTCCTGCCCCTCAAAAGAAAAAAGGCTCCTCTTCTCCGTTATTGCCATCCGCATCCTCCCCTCAATTTTCCGTTTGGAGTCCTACTGACCCTTTTTTCACTGTTCCTGTCTATCCTCAGCAACTAGCTTCTATGCAGAACAATCTTTTTACTCTGCAAACAGAGGTCTCTTCTCTTAAAAAAAAATTAGCCCAAACGACCCAAACACAAGGGGCTTTGGGATTGGGGCCCCTGTTTTTGGCAGCCTGTTTAGTTGCAGCAACAATTCTTGCCGTAGCCGTTATCATTTTTGCTTCTCTAGGGCTTAGCGGGGTTCTGCCCTTCATTCTTGTTATCTTGGCCGGATCAACTAATGCTATCTGGGCTATCGTTAGCGCCTCTATCACTACACTAATTTGCTGCGTTTCTATTGCCAGCATATTTTTAACAAAAAATGATTGA
- the recR gene encoding recombination mediator RecR, whose amino-acid sequence MLKYPDYIAKLISFLKKLPGIGFKSAEKIAFELLDWDPAQVEAMGLAIQEFSTSHATCPDCFCLKANKTTPCDFCSESRDSSSLCIVATPKDVFSFERSKIFKGHYFVLGNLLSPITGKHLSLEKLAILKQRIEDFSPQEIIIALDATLEGDATALFLKQEFSHLPIKISRLALGMPVGLSFDFVDTNTLARAFAGRNGF is encoded by the coding sequence ATGTTGAAATATCCAGACTACATTGCAAAACTCATTTCATTTTTAAAAAAACTTCCTGGAATTGGATTTAAATCAGCTGAAAAGATTGCTTTTGAATTACTGGATTGGGACCCTGCTCAAGTTGAGGCCATGGGCTTGGCCATACAAGAATTTTCTACTTCGCACGCAACATGTCCGGACTGTTTTTGCCTAAAAGCTAATAAAACAACCCCTTGTGATTTTTGTAGCGAATCTAGAGACTCTTCATCTTTGTGCATCGTTGCAACACCAAAAGATGTATTTTCTTTTGAAAGATCCAAAATTTTTAAAGGTCACTACTTTGTTTTAGGAAACCTTCTTTCTCCCATTACCGGGAAACATTTGTCTCTAGAAAAGCTCGCTATTCTCAAACAACGTATAGAAGACTTCTCTCCCCAAGAAATTATCATAGCCCTTGACGCAACCTTAGAAGGAGATGCTACTGCCTTGTTTTTGAAACAAGAATTCTCCCACCTTCCCATAAAAATTTCGAGATTGGCCCTTGGAATGCCAGTTGGGTTATCCTTTGATTTTGTAGACACCAACACCCTAGCCAGAGCTTTTGCTGGAAGAAACGGTTTTTAG
- a CDS encoding sodium-dependent transporter yields MNKKNTVFSSRLGFILSMMGVAIGAGNIWRFPRMVAQNGGGGFILLWLLFLLIWSIPLIIVELSIGKLTRKAPIGALIRTAGPKAAWLGGFVVLVATCILGYYSNIVGWGFSYFFYALSGKILPGNNFPELWANHCQSWMPLSCHCLALFLAYCVIRKGVVNGIETCNKILIPLFFLCSLALLARAVSLPNAWEGIRLLFVFNKESLSDYKVWIEALTQNAWDTGAGWGLLLVYAGFASKQTSLVTNGAITAITNNLISFLMAVIVFSACASLDSIELLGLREGVGASNIGMAFIYLPELFTRLPHASLLSSFFSAIFFLAFSMAALSSMISMLFLLSQTLTEFGIKKHLAESFATVTAFLIGVPSALNLQFFDNQDTVWGIALILNGMIFIYAAVSYGIPSLRKEVINTVPGDYKLKAYFDILVKFLLPLEGIFLLAWYFYEGALLPQEYWWNPFRSYNISSLLMQWGLGGGVLFLLNRKLYTRFYLNN; encoded by the coding sequence ATGAATAAAAAAAACACCGTATTCTCATCGAGACTAGGGTTTATTTTGTCTATGATGGGAGTTGCTATCGGAGCCGGGAACATTTGGCGATTCCCCAGAATGGTAGCCCAAAATGGGGGCGGAGGCTTCATTCTTTTATGGTTATTATTTCTTTTAATCTGGTCTATCCCGCTAATTATTGTTGAGCTTTCTATAGGAAAGCTTACTAGGAAAGCTCCTATAGGAGCTCTGATTCGAACTGCAGGCCCAAAAGCTGCCTGGCTAGGAGGATTTGTAGTCCTCGTAGCAACCTGCATACTCGGCTACTATTCTAATATTGTGGGGTGGGGATTTAGTTACTTTTTTTATGCTTTATCTGGAAAAATCCTTCCCGGCAACAACTTTCCCGAACTTTGGGCGAATCATTGCCAAAGCTGGATGCCTCTGAGTTGCCATTGTTTAGCCCTATTCTTGGCTTATTGCGTCATTCGAAAAGGAGTTGTTAACGGAATAGAGACTTGTAACAAGATCTTGATTCCCCTCTTTTTCCTTTGTTCTCTTGCTCTGTTAGCAAGAGCAGTTTCCCTACCTAACGCCTGGGAAGGCATTCGTCTTCTCTTTGTTTTCAACAAAGAGTCTTTATCCGACTATAAAGTGTGGATAGAAGCTTTGACCCAAAACGCTTGGGACACTGGAGCTGGTTGGGGGCTTCTGCTCGTATATGCAGGATTCGCTTCAAAACAAACAAGCTTGGTCACCAACGGAGCCATTACCGCCATTACCAATAACCTTATTTCCTTTCTTATGGCCGTAATTGTTTTTTCCGCTTGCGCATCTTTAGATTCAATAGAACTGTTGGGGTTGAGAGAGGGAGTCGGAGCATCCAATATAGGCATGGCATTCATTTATCTCCCAGAGCTATTCACTCGACTACCTCATGCCAGCCTTCTTTCCTCTTTTTTCAGTGCTATCTTTTTCCTAGCATTTTCTATGGCAGCCTTATCTTCAATGATCTCCATGCTGTTTCTGTTATCACAAACACTAACAGAATTCGGCATCAAAAAACACCTTGCAGAATCTTTTGCAACCGTTACAGCTTTCCTGATTGGGGTCCCTTCCGCTTTGAATCTGCAATTCTTTGACAACCAAGACACTGTTTGGGGAATCGCGCTCATTCTCAATGGCATGATTTTTATTTATGCGGCCGTGAGCTACGGTATCCCATCATTGAGAAAAGAAGTGATCAATACCGTGCCCGGTGATTACAAATTGAAAGCTTACTTCGACATTCTAGTGAAATTTTTACTACCTTTAGAAGGAATTTTTTTACTCGCCTGGTATTTCTATGAAGGCGCCTTACTTCCTCAAGAATACTGGTGGAACCCCTTTCGCTCTTATAATATTTCGAGCTTGCTGATGCAGTGGGGATTAGGAGGAGGAGTTCTATTTCTTCTTAATCGCAAATTATACACAAGATTTTACTTGAATAACTAA
- a CDS encoding cyclic nucleotide-binding domain-containing protein, whose protein sequence is MNLIDKAFLLKKTFLFASLDMDVLLSIADKSEDMLFKASSEIFSEGQPSFSLYVIAEGCVRIFAKEPAINTRLKPLDCFGEESFFNSKPREYSAEAITLVKTLVLNKGQFLSIVEECPSVALALLELYSKQIIFRN, encoded by the coding sequence TTGAACCTTATAGACAAAGCTTTTCTCCTGAAAAAAACGTTTCTATTCGCTTCTTTGGATATGGATGTGCTACTTTCGATAGCAGATAAGTCCGAAGACATGCTCTTTAAGGCAAGCTCCGAAATTTTTTCAGAAGGGCAACCAAGCTTTAGCTTATACGTCATAGCTGAAGGATGTGTAAGAATCTTTGCCAAAGAACCAGCTATTAATACACGTCTCAAACCTCTTGATTGCTTTGGAGAAGAAAGCTTTTTCAATAGCAAGCCTAGAGAATATTCTGCAGAAGCTATTACTCTTGTAAAAACGCTCGTATTGAACAAAGGACAGTTCTTAAGCATCGTTGAAGAATGCCCTTCCGTCGCGCTAGCGTTGTTAGAGCTTTACTCAAAACAAATAATTTTTCGGAATTAA